One Mesorhizobium sp. J428 DNA segment encodes these proteins:
- a CDS encoding adenine phosphoribosyltransferase, which translates to MNSTLEQTLLSAIRTIPDYPKPGILFRDITTLLGNARAFRRAVDELVHPYSGTGVSKIAGIEARGFILGGAMAHQLSAGFVPIRKKGKLPHTTVRVAYSLEYGVDEMEMHTDAVQPGEKVILVDDLIATGGTAEGAVKLLKQMGADIVAACFVIDLPDLGGRKKLEALGVNVRTLVSFEGH; encoded by the coding sequence ATGAACTCCACGCTCGAACAGACGCTTCTGTCCGCGATCCGCACGATCCCGGACTATCCGAAGCCCGGCATTCTTTTCCGCGACATCACCACGCTGCTCGGCAATGCGCGCGCCTTCCGTCGCGCGGTCGACGAGCTGGTGCATCCCTACTCGGGAACCGGTGTTTCCAAGATCGCCGGCATCGAGGCGCGCGGCTTCATCCTTGGCGGCGCCATGGCGCACCAGCTGTCGGCAGGCTTCGTCCCCATCCGCAAGAAGGGCAAGCTGCCGCACACCACCGTGCGCGTCGCCTATTCGCTGGAATACGGCGTTGACGAGATGGAGATGCACACCGACGCCGTCCAGCCCGGCGAGAAGGTCATCCTGGTCGACGACCTGATCGCCACCGGCGGCACGGCGGAAGGCGCGGTGAAGCTGCTGAAGCAGATGGGCGCGGACATCGTCGCCGCCTGCTTCGTCATAGACCTGCCCGACCTCGGCGGTCGCAAGAAGCTTGAGGCGCTCGGCGTCAACGTCCGCACGCTGGTGTCGTTCGAGGGGCATTGA
- a CDS encoding prepilin peptidase — protein MAVFISLLLFLFGASVASFAGLAAHRLRARPAGWSAWAALSGRSQCDGCGAQLTALELVPVLGWLLARGRCARCGYRVPAIYPASEALAGGGLVAILLVGGPAAVAIALPAFVLLVVLGVVFLALQGGG, from the coding sequence ATGGCAGTGTTCATCTCGCTCCTGCTCTTCCTGTTCGGCGCTTCGGTCGCCAGCTTCGCGGGGCTTGCCGCGCACCGGCTGCGCGCCCGCCCTGCCGGCTGGTCCGCATGGGCGGCACTGTCCGGCCGCTCGCAGTGCGACGGCTGCGGGGCGCAGCTGACGGCGCTCGAACTCGTTCCCGTACTCGGATGGCTGCTCGCGCGCGGCCGCTGCGCGCGCTGCGGCTACCGCGTGCCGGCGATCTATCCCGCCTCGGAGGCCTTGGCCGGAGGAGGGCTGGTCGCGATCCTGCTTGTCGGCGGTCCGGCCGCCGTCGCGATCGCGCTGCCGGCCTTCGTGCTCCTCGTCGTCCTTGGCGTGGTATTCCTTGCCTTGCAGGGTGGCGGTTGA
- a CDS encoding cytochrome c1 produces MKKFLIGAAAAAFGLTAHLALAIGAEEAGHNAAEPTHFPIKKPVEMDWSFAGPFGTYDKGQLQRGLKVYKEVCAACHSMKRVPFRALEELGYNEAQVKAFAAEYEVQDGPNADGEMFTRPGIPSDYFPSPFPNDEAAAASNGGAVPPDFSLIAKARAVERGFPTFVFDIFTQYAESGPDYIHALLTGYDETPPEGMEIAEGTHYNPYFIAGKSLAMPKPINDDAVTYDDGAPQTVDQYSRDVSAFLMWAAEPHLEARKQTGFNVMVFLVLFAGLVYMTKRKIWAAVPH; encoded by the coding sequence ATGAAGAAGTTCCTCATCGGTGCGGCGGCTGCAGCCTTCGGTCTCACCGCGCACCTCGCGCTCGCGATCGGCGCGGAAGAGGCCGGCCACAATGCCGCCGAGCCGACCCACTTCCCGATCAAGAAGCCGGTGGAGATGGACTGGTCGTTCGCCGGCCCCTTCGGCACCTACGACAAGGGCCAGCTCCAGCGCGGCCTCAAGGTCTACAAGGAAGTCTGCGCCGCCTGCCACTCGATGAAGAGGGTGCCCTTCCGCGCACTCGAAGAGCTCGGCTACAACGAGGCCCAGGTCAAGGCCTTCGCCGCTGAATACGAGGTGCAGGACGGCCCGAACGCCGACGGCGAGATGTTCACGCGCCCCGGTATTCCGTCCGACTATTTCCCGTCGCCGTTCCCGAACGACGAGGCGGCGGCAGCCTCCAACGGCGGCGCCGTTCCACCGGACTTTTCGCTGATCGCCAAGGCGCGTGCCGTCGAGCGCGGCTTCCCGACCTTCGTCTTCGATATCTTCACGCAGTATGCGGAGAGCGGCCCGGACTACATCCACGCCCTGCTCACCGGCTACGACGAGACGCCGCCCGAAGGCATGGAGATCGCCGAGGGCACGCACTACAACCCGTATTTCATCGCCGGCAAGTCGCTCGCCATGCCGAAGCCGATCAACGACGACGCCGTCACCTATGACGACGGCGCGCCGCAGACGGTCGACCAGTATTCGCGCGACGTGTCCGCCTTCCTGATGTGGGCCGCCGAGCCGCACCTCGAGGCGCGTAAGCAGACCGGCTTCAACGTCATGGTGTTCCTCGTCCTCTTCGCCGGCCTCGTCTACATGACAAAGCGCAAGATCTGGGCCGCGGTGCCGCACTGA
- the petA gene encoding ubiquinol-cytochrome c reductase iron-sulfur subunit, with amino-acid sequence MSATESADPNRRDFLFIATGAAGAVGVAGLAWPFIDQMRPDASTLALATIEVDVSAIEPGMSVTAKWRGKPVFIRNRTTEEVEAAKAVKLEELKDPVARNANIGADAPATDIDRSAGEGKENWIVMIGSCTHLGCVPLGQQGDFGGWFCPCHGSHYDTAGRIRKGPAPENLAVPVFEFLSDTKIKIG; translated from the coding sequence GTGAGCGCGACCGAATCAGCCGATCCCAATCGCCGCGATTTCCTGTTCATTGCCACCGGTGCCGCGGGCGCCGTCGGCGTGGCGGGCCTCGCCTGGCCGTTCATCGACCAGATGCGCCCGGACGCCTCGACGCTCGCGCTCGCCACGATCGAGGTGGACGTCTCGGCGATCGAGCCCGGCATGTCGGTGACGGCCAAGTGGCGCGGCAAGCCGGTGTTCATCCGCAACCGCACCACTGAGGAAGTCGAGGCCGCCAAGGCGGTGAAGCTCGAGGAGCTCAAGGACCCGGTCGCGCGCAACGCCAATATCGGCGCCGACGCGCCCGCCACCGACATCGACCGCTCGGCGGGCGAGGGCAAGGAGAACTGGATCGTCATGATCGGCTCCTGCACCCATCTCGGCTGCGTGCCGCTCGGCCAGCAGGGCGATTTCGGCGGCTGGTTCTGCCCGTGCCATGGCTCGCACTACGACACGGCCGGCCGCATCCGCAAAGGCCCGGCGCCTGAGAACCTCGCGGTTCCGGTGTTCGAGTTCCTCTCGGATACGAAGATCAAGATCGGTTGA
- a CDS encoding DUF6665 family protein produces the protein MALRLPGRITVERASSATGLQPVEHEILGEMANSLGQAGRKVEQALAKLAEDEAGLEGEAREKRLRAVAAAVQAYFIQRELCGMRRHDDVIREMGIPRRVLARLGAR, from the coding sequence ATGGCGCTGCGCCTGCCCGGCCGCATCACCGTCGAGCGCGCCTCCAGCGCCACGGGTCTGCAGCCGGTCGAGCACGAGATCCTCGGCGAGATGGCGAATTCGCTCGGCCAGGCCGGGCGCAAGGTCGAGCAGGCGCTGGCGAAGCTCGCCGAGGACGAGGCCGGCCTCGAAGGCGAGGCGCGCGAAAAGCGGCTTCGCGCCGTCGCCGCCGCCGTGCAGGCCTACTTCATCCAGCGCGAACTCTGCGGCATGCGCCGCCACGACGACGTCATCCGCGAGATGGGCATCCCGCGCCGCGTGCTGGCAAGGCTGGGCGCCCGATAG
- a CDS encoding ABC transporter ATP-binding protein, with protein sequence MNDSKTLQDRLYSPYENVVDAFADTDRPVLPRDAWQFILFFARQAKLPFVLLLIAGGLSGAVDAALYWSVGWLIDLLDAANPATLIADYWPHLAAFLFLILVIRAVVMIGNAVVEQQIVVPNFYQLVRWQAFRRVMDQPYEFYQNDFAGRIATKILQGGEATGDFIVSSLQTVWSFLTFLILAATILGALDPVMGVVLAVWVAGYLWAAYHLLPPLRQAGRRTADERSIVNGRIVDAFTNIMAVKLFDSGGREHNYVREGMQRYLDAVKQLTRSITTVRAAVALLNGFMMAGVAVLAVNKWMGGAATTGEVAAALGLVFRLNQMSGYMMFNINGLIRNFATVQDATTVISVEPGIKDAPDATVMPRAKGDLVFDDVSFHYGKKSGIISNLDLHIRPGERVALVGPSGAGKTTLVNLALRLFDVESGRILLDGRDIRSVTQASLRAQFGVVSQDAMLMHRSIRDNIAYGKPDATEEEIIAAAKKASAHDFIVNVSDPKGRKGYDAHVGERGVKLSGGQRQRIAIARMMLKNAPILILDEATSALDSEIEAAIQENLYTMMEGKTVLAIAHRLSTIAALDRLVVIDKGRIVEEGTHESLIAKGGLYAKLWERQSGGFLADRLAAE encoded by the coding sequence ATGAACGATTCCAAGACCCTACAGGACCGCCTCTACTCCCCCTACGAGAACGTGGTCGACGCCTTCGCCGATACGGATCGGCCGGTGCTGCCGCGCGATGCGTGGCAGTTCATTCTGTTCTTCGCCCGCCAGGCGAAGCTGCCCTTCGTGCTGCTGCTCATCGCCGGCGGCCTGTCGGGCGCGGTCGACGCCGCGCTCTACTGGTCGGTCGGCTGGCTGATCGACCTGCTCGACGCGGCCAACCCGGCGACGCTGATCGCCGACTACTGGCCGCATCTTGCCGCTTTCCTGTTCCTGATCCTGGTCATCCGCGCGGTGGTGATGATCGGCAACGCGGTCGTCGAGCAGCAGATCGTCGTGCCGAATTTCTACCAGCTCGTGCGCTGGCAGGCGTTCCGTCGCGTGATGGACCAGCCCTACGAGTTCTACCAGAACGACTTCGCCGGCCGCATCGCCACCAAGATCCTGCAGGGCGGCGAGGCGACGGGCGATTTCATCGTCTCCTCGCTGCAGACGGTGTGGAGCTTCCTCACCTTTCTGATCCTCGCCGCCACGATCCTCGGCGCGCTCGATCCCGTTATGGGCGTGGTGCTGGCCGTCTGGGTCGCAGGCTATCTCTGGGCTGCATACCACCTGCTGCCGCCTCTCAGGCAGGCAGGCCGCCGCACGGCGGACGAGCGCTCGATCGTCAACGGCCGCATCGTCGACGCCTTCACCAACATCATGGCGGTGAAGCTGTTCGATTCGGGCGGCCGCGAGCATAATTATGTGCGCGAAGGCATGCAGCGCTACCTCGACGCGGTGAAGCAGCTCACCCGCTCGATCACCACCGTGCGGGCCGCTGTCGCCTTGCTCAACGGTTTCATGATGGCGGGCGTCGCGGTGCTGGCCGTCAACAAGTGGATGGGCGGTGCCGCCACCACGGGCGAGGTGGCCGCGGCGCTGGGCCTCGTGTTCCGGCTCAACCAGATGTCGGGCTACATGATGTTCAACATCAACGGCCTGATCCGCAACTTCGCCACCGTGCAGGACGCGACGACGGTGATCTCCGTCGAGCCCGGCATCAAGGACGCGCCCGACGCGACAGTGATGCCGCGCGCCAAGGGTGACCTCGTCTTCGACGACGTCTCCTTCCACTACGGCAAGAAGAGCGGGATCATCTCTAACCTCGACCTGCACATTCGGCCCGGCGAACGGGTGGCGCTGGTCGGCCCGTCGGGTGCGGGCAAGACGACGCTGGTCAACCTGGCGCTCCGGCTGTTCGACGTCGAGAGCGGCCGCATCCTGCTCGACGGCCGCGACATCCGCTCCGTCACTCAAGCCTCGCTGCGCGCCCAGTTCGGCGTCGTCAGCCAGGACGCGATGCTGATGCACCGCTCGATCCGCGACAACATCGCCTACGGCAAGCCGGATGCGACCGAGGAAGAGATCATCGCCGCGGCGAAGAAGGCGTCGGCACACGACTTCATCGTCAACGTGTCCGATCCCAAGGGCCGCAAGGGTTACGACGCCCATGTCGGCGAGCGCGGCGTGAAGCTGTCAGGCGGCCAGCGGCAGCGCATCGCGATCGCGCGCATGATGCTGAAGAACGCGCCGATCCTCATCCTCGACGAGGCGACCTCGGCGCTCGATTCGGAGATCGAGGCCGCGATCCAGGAGAATCTCTACACGATGATGGAGGGCAAGACCGTGCTCGCCATCGCGCACCGACTGTCGACCATTGCCGCGCTCGACCGCCTCGTTGTCATCGACAAGGGGCGCATCGTCGAAGAGGGCACGCATGAGAGCCTGATCGCCAAGGGCGGGCTCTACGCCAAGCTGTGGGAGCGCCAGTCGGGCGGCTTCCTCGCTGATCGGCTCGCCGCGGAGTAG
- a CDS encoding ABC transporter ATP-binding protein, whose translation MMTALFRWFEGLLDPFPAAEPTEPPKTFLAFCLHYARGTWPLIIAGALFSAGIAIAEVWMFGFVGNIVDWLSAQSRETFLQTEKWKLVGMAVVVMILLPSMVFAQSLFNQQSLMGNFPMRIRWMVHRYLLKQSMTFYQDEFAGRVATKLMQTALAIRECIVKLVDVLNYVVVYFLGMLFIIGSSDWRLALPLVGWIVAYVGLLSYFIPRLGKVAEEQADARSMMTGRVVDSYTNIQTVKLFSHSRREAAYARQGMSEFLDTVHRSMRLVTGLYGTLYVLNSTLLLVISALAIWFWLGDVVTIGAVAVAMALVLRLWGMSQWIMWEVSALFENIGTVQDGITSIALPRLVEDKPGAKDIVVSRGDLSFEDVRFHYGKKRGVIEGLTLNVKAGEKIGVVGRSGAGKSTLVNLLLRFYDIEGGRILIDGQDIAAVTQDSLRANIGVVTQDTSLLHRSVRDNITYGRPDATEEMMLEAARRAEIDGFIQGLRDPKGRQGYDAHVGERGVKLSGGQRQRVAIARVMLKDAPILILDEATSALDSEVEAAIQENLYRLMEGKTVIAIAHRLSTIAAMDRLIVMDKGCIVEDGTHDQLVAQGGLYAQLWQRQSGGFLLHEDGPEEEGKVEAAAE comes from the coding sequence ATGATGACTGCACTCTTCCGCTGGTTCGAAGGCCTCCTCGATCCGTTCCCCGCCGCGGAGCCGACCGAGCCGCCGAAGACCTTCCTTGCCTTCTGCCTGCATTATGCCCGGGGCACGTGGCCGCTCATCATCGCAGGCGCGCTGTTCTCGGCCGGCATCGCGATCGCCGAAGTGTGGATGTTCGGCTTCGTCGGCAACATCGTCGACTGGCTGTCGGCGCAGAGCCGCGAGACCTTCCTGCAGACGGAGAAGTGGAAGCTCGTCGGCATGGCGGTCGTGGTGATGATCCTTTTGCCGTCCATGGTCTTCGCGCAGTCGTTGTTCAACCAGCAGTCGCTGATGGGCAATTTCCCCATGCGCATCCGCTGGATGGTGCACCGCTACCTGCTCAAGCAGTCGATGACCTTCTACCAGGACGAGTTCGCCGGCCGCGTCGCCACCAAGCTGATGCAGACGGCGCTCGCCATCCGCGAATGCATCGTCAAGCTGGTCGACGTGCTGAACTATGTCGTCGTCTATTTCCTCGGCATGCTGTTCATCATCGGCTCGTCCGACTGGCGGCTGGCCTTGCCGCTGGTCGGCTGGATCGTGGCCTATGTCGGCCTGCTGTCCTATTTCATCCCGCGGCTCGGCAAGGTCGCCGAGGAACAGGCCGATGCACGCTCGATGATGACCGGCCGCGTGGTCGACAGCTACACCAACATCCAGACGGTCAAGCTGTTCAGCCATTCGCGGCGCGAAGCCGCCTATGCACGGCAGGGCATGAGCGAGTTCCTGGACACGGTCCACCGGTCGATGCGGCTGGTGACCGGCCTCTACGGCACGCTCTACGTCCTCAACTCGACGCTGCTCCTCGTCATATCGGCGCTGGCGATCTGGTTCTGGCTTGGCGACGTCGTCACAATCGGCGCCGTCGCGGTCGCCATGGCGCTGGTGCTGCGGCTGTGGGGCATGTCGCAGTGGATCATGTGGGAGGTGTCGGCGCTGTTCGAGAACATCGGCACCGTGCAGGACGGCATCACGTCGATCGCTCTGCCGCGGCTGGTCGAGGACAAGCCGGGCGCGAAGGACATCGTGGTGTCCCGCGGCGACCTTTCTTTCGAAGACGTTCGCTTCCACTACGGCAAGAAGCGCGGCGTCATCGAGGGGCTGACGCTGAACGTGAAGGCCGGCGAGAAGATCGGCGTGGTCGGCCGCTCGGGCGCCGGCAAGTCGACGCTCGTCAACCTGCTGCTGCGCTTCTACGACATCGAGGGCGGCCGCATCCTGATCGACGGGCAGGACATAGCCGCGGTCACGCAGGACAGCCTGCGCGCCAATATCGGCGTCGTCACGCAGGACACCTCGCTGCTGCATCGTTCCGTGCGCGACAACATCACCTACGGCCGCCCCGACGCGACCGAGGAGATGATGCTGGAGGCCGCCCGCAGGGCGGAGATCGACGGCTTCATCCAGGGCCTGCGTGACCCGAAGGGTCGCCAGGGCTATGACGCGCATGTCGGCGAACGCGGCGTGAAGCTCTCCGGCGGCCAGCGGCAGCGCGTCGCGATCGCCCGCGTCATGCTCAAGGACGCGCCGATCCTGATCCTCGACGAGGCGACCTCGGCGCTCGATTCCGAGGTCGAGGCGGCGATCCAGGAGAACCTCTACCGCCTGATGGAGGGCAAGACCGTGATCGCGATCGCGCATCGCCTCTCCACCATCGCGGCGATGGACCGGCTGATCGTCATGGACAAGGGCTGCATCGTCGAGGACGGCACGCACGACCAGCTCGTCGCGCAGGGCGGCCTCTACGCCCAGCTCTGGCAGCGCCAGTCCGGCGGCTTCCTGCTGCACGAGGACGGGCCGGAGGAAGAAGGCAAGGTCGAGGCGGCGGCGGAGTAG
- a CDS encoding tRNA (cytidine(34)-2'-O)-methyltransferase has protein sequence MTHDLHIALYQPEIPGNTGAILRLAACFSATVDIIRPIGFELSDRTLKRAGMDYLEIAAIREHADFAAFEDWRRKSGRRLVLMSTKAATAYTDFAFRSDDILMLGRESSGAPESVHALADAELHIPIRPEARSLNLGMSAAITLSEAVRQLRTT, from the coding sequence ATGACTCACGATCTCCACATCGCGCTCTATCAGCCTGAAATCCCTGGCAATACCGGCGCGATCCTGCGGCTCGCCGCCTGCTTCTCCGCCACCGTCGACATCATCCGGCCGATCGGATTCGAACTGTCGGACCGGACGCTGAAGCGCGCCGGCATGGACTATCTGGAGATCGCCGCGATCCGCGAACACGCCGATTTCGCCGCCTTCGAGGACTGGCGGCGCAAGAGCGGCCGCCGGCTGGTGTTGATGTCGACGAAGGCCGCCACCGCCTACACCGATTTCGCCTTCCGGAGCGACGACATCCTGATGCTCGGTCGCGAATCGTCCGGCGCGCCCGAGAGCGTCCACGCGCTGGCCGACGCCGAGCTGCACATCCCCATCCGCCCCGAGGCGCGCAGCCTCAACCTCGGCATGAGCGCGGCGATCACGCTGAGCGAGGCGGTGCGGCAGTTGCGGACCACTTGA
- a CDS encoding type II toxin-antitoxin system ParD family antitoxin: MATMNISLPDQMREWVEAQTKTGRYGNASDYVRDLIRHDQEREAKIAHLQRLVDEARASGISDKTAEEVIATARAKARAGAV, translated from the coding sequence ATGGCTACGATGAACATTTCCCTGCCCGACCAGATGCGCGAATGGGTCGAGGCGCAGACGAAAACCGGCCGCTACGGCAATGCCAGCGACTATGTGCGCGACCTGATACGGCACGACCAGGAACGCGAGGCCAAGATCGCCCACTTGCAGAGGCTGGTGGACGAAGCCCGTGCGAGCGGGATCTCGGACAAGACTGCTGAAGAAGTGATTGCAACTGCTCGGGCGAAAGCGCGAGCCGGTGCCGTATAG
- a CDS encoding type II toxin-antitoxin system RelE/ParE family toxin, whose protein sequence is MPYRLSPRAEGDLERLYREGFDRFGEKQADLYALDLIKAFELLGENPGMARLRYEIEPPVRIHPHRSHMIVYEEVDDLVVILRIRHARENWAEQPF, encoded by the coding sequence GTGCCGTATAGGCTTTCGCCGCGGGCAGAGGGCGATCTCGAGCGGCTTTATCGCGAAGGCTTCGACCGCTTCGGGGAGAAGCAGGCCGATCTCTATGCGCTAGACCTGATTAAAGCCTTCGAACTGCTCGGCGAAAATCCGGGAATGGCGCGGCTGAGATATGAGATCGAGCCGCCGGTCCGTATCCACCCGCATCGCTCTCATATGATCGTCTACGAAGAGGTGGACGACCTGGTCGTCATCCTCCGCATCCGCCACGCGCGCGAAAACTGGGCCGAGCAGCCGTTCTAG